The following proteins come from a genomic window of Ictalurus furcatus strain D&B chromosome 12, Billie_1.0, whole genome shotgun sequence:
- the LOC128616357 gene encoding uncharacterized protein LOC128616357 — MEMQQCPSGLTWDILVKDCIHDAVGQKQKPITESVMVVSTVPPVQCWNFTVWISVCVIIVLSSSVLVLLLWVIYRRHTHDKGKKNSECPPSHHDVNTNSHGKEDSCPHMNGRKQEVSDCEMGWGRGFCKARVEPAVPLPATELGDSALVTTKTVQLVDYSHCDA; from the exons ATGGAAATGCAGCAGTGTCCTTCTGGATTGACCTGGGACATTCTTGTGAAGGATTGCATCCATGATGCTGTGGGGCAGAAACAGAAACCCATCACTG AGTCAGTGATGGTGGTGAGTACGGTACCTCCGGTACAATGCTGGAACTTCACTGTgtggatcagtgtgtgtgtgatcattgTACTGAGCAGCTCAGTGCTGGTACTCCTCCTCTGGGTTATCTACCGACGACACACTCATGATAAAG GAAAGAAAAACTCTGAGTGTCCACCTTCTCATCACGACGTTAACACAAACTCACATGGCAAGGAAGATTCCTGTCCACACATGAAcggcaggaaacaggaagtgtccGACTGTGAAATGGGGTGGGGGCGGGGTTTCTGTAAGGCAAGGGTGGAGCCTGCAGTCCCATTACCAGCTACAGAGCTGGGAGACTCTGCCCTCGTCACTACAAAAACTGTACAGCTGGTCGATTATTCACATTGTGATgcttaa